The nucleotide sequence CAACTTTAATCGGTTTAATCGCAACATTGGCTTGGCCGTTAAGTGCTGCATCAGGACGTATTTTCGGTTTAGGGATTACAACTCCTTCAGCAAATATTCTTCAGTTTTTAGTAACTGGGGATTTAGATATCATTAACTGGGGTGTATTCCTTGTAATGGGTATTTTATTCGGTTCTTACTTCGCTGCTAAAATGAGCGGTGAATTCCGTTTACGTACACCAGATACAAAAACAGTTGTAAGAAGCTCTGCAGGCGGTATCTTAATGGGATTCGGCGCAAGTCTTGCAGGCGGCTGTTCAATCGGGAACGGTCTTGTAATGACATCAATGATGACTTGGTCAGGTTGGGTAGCTTTACTATTTATGATTTTGGGTACTTGGACAGCATCGTATTTCGTATTTGTGCGTCCATCAAAAAAACGTGCAACAGCGCGTGCTTAAGGAGAGAATTTAAATGAAAAAAACATTAGAAGTATTAGGTATGGTTTGTCCGTTTCCGTTAATCGAAGCAAAAGAAGCAATTAAAGAGTTAAACACAGGCGATGAGCTGGAAGTACAATTCGACTGTACTCAAGGTACGGAATCAATTCCACGCTGGGCAGCAGAAGACGGCCATGAAGTAACGAACTATGAGCAATTAGGCGAAGCTTCTTGGACAATTACAATCAAGAAAAAATAATTTCTGAGTTACAGACAGCATCTCGATTTTTGAGGTGCTGTTTTTTTATTGGGGTGATAGGCTAGATAGGAGCGTTACATATTACCCGACACTATTGATTGTGAGATCTTATTTTAATAAGCTATTAAGGCAAATTAAGATTTTATAGAAAATGCCAGGGCTTTTATTAGAATATTCGAGGGAGTTATTAGAAAGCTCGGAAGGATATTAGAAGATTGAACAAAGAAATTAGAATATAGCGTGCCGATGACTAAGGAATTGTTAGGGAAGTACTTAGCTTCGGCATTTATTAGAACAATTCAGTGGTTTATTAGAAAAAGTCAGAGTAATATTAGAAGATCCCGCGATGATATTAGAACATTCCCCCTACTTATTGGAAGAACTGGGAGATATATTAGAAAATCGCAATTTTATTTGAACAAATAAAATTATATTAGAAGATTTCCAATTATATTAGAAAATCTCCCCACGACACAACCCTTCATCTCTTAATAAAAGACAAAAGGGACTAATGGATAGCCCCTTACAATGAATTAGCAGACAAAGCCAACTGATAATTTGTCAGCGCAGGCTTTAATAAATCAAGAAACGCTTTAAAAGCAGGTGATTGCTGGCGCTCCTTCTGATAGATCAGCAACGTTTCTCTTTCAAGAATAGGGTGCTGAATGATATGAGCCTGCAGTTTGTCGGACGCATGTAAATCAAACAATGTTTTTGCTACTATCGTTCCGCCAAGGCCTTGCTCGACAAACTGAAAAATAGCAGGAATGCTTGATGTTTCAAACTTAGGTTCGACCGTTAACTTATCCAATTTTGCTGCTGCATTTAATATCCGCCGGCAAAGATGAGCATTTGAAAACAAAACAAGTGGTTCATTTAAAATGTGGCGCAATTGGACAGGCTCTTCAAAATGAGTAGTAGTATCTTTTCTTTCTACATAACAGAACTTTTCAGTATATAAAGGAATCTCAACAAACTGTTCATCGTAGTTTTCGATCAGTGGTGAAAACGAAAAACCGAAATCGATTGAATTGTTCTTTAATAATGAATGAATATCTTCACCGGAAGTAACCGTTACTTGTATATGCGGATATTTATGCATGAACTTTAATACTAAATCTGACACAATATTAGTCAGTTCACCAGGCAATGCGCCGACACGGAGAATCCCTTTTTCAAGTGAAGCCAATTGCTGCATTTGCATTTTAGTTGTATGCAATGTTTGAAATATCGTTTGTGCTTGGCGATAGAGGATTTGACCGGCTTCCGTAAGGGTGATTTTCTTACCAATCCGGTTAAACAAAGGAGTATTCACTTCATTTTCAAGCACTTTTATTTGCTGGCTTAAAGTTGGCTGTGCAATATTAAGTCGTTCAGCCGCTCGAGTAAATTGCATTTCCTCACATAACATTAAAAAGTATTCTAACTGTCGTAACTCCATAGAAAACGCCTCACTTTTATAGTTATAAACTATTATATGTACTGTTTATATAATTAATATCTATTGTAAGGTAGAACAATATAAATAGAAAGGGGGTGTAATTTCTC is from Solibacillus isronensis and encodes:
- a CDS encoding sulfurtransferase TusA family protein, encoding MKKTLEVLGMVCPFPLIEAKEAIKELNTGDELEVQFDCTQGTESIPRWAAEDGHEVTNYEQLGEASWTITIKKK
- a CDS encoding LysR family transcriptional regulator, yielding MELRQLEYFLMLCEEMQFTRAAERLNIAQPTLSQQIKVLENEVNTPLFNRIGKKITLTEAGQILYRQAQTIFQTLHTTKMQMQQLASLEKGILRVGALPGELTNIVSDLVLKFMHKYPHIQVTVTSGEDIHSLLKNNSIDFGFSFSPLIENYDEQFVEIPLYTEKFCYVERKDTTTHFEEPVQLRHILNEPLVLFSNAHLCRRILNAAAKLDKLTVEPKFETSSIPAIFQFVEQGLGGTIVAKTLFDLHASDKLQAHIIQHPILERETLLIYQKERQQSPAFKAFLDLLKPALTNYQLALSANSL